The following coding sequences are from one Thermodesulfobacteriota bacterium window:
- the proB gene encoding glutamate 5-kinase, with the protein ITSLIEADLLIMLTDIEGLYNKDPRANQDAELISLIDRIGKEIENTAGDTVGSTTIGGMKTKIEAAKKAAAYGVPTIIANGNNGETLEQIFSGEEVGTLFLPSEQSLSGRKHWIAFTLKSSGEIVIDSGAAKALTASGKSLLPSGIKEVKGSFGVGESVACIDESGTLIARGLTSYSSAEIVKIMGSKTTDIENILGYKYSDEVIHRDDLVVIVD; encoded by the coding sequence ATAACATCACTTATAGAAGCAGATCTACTCATTATGCTCACCGATATTGAAGGGCTTTATAATAAAGACCCACGGGCCAATCAGGATGCCGAGCTAATATCGCTCATTGACCGCATTGGCAAAGAAATCGAAAACACCGCGGGGGATACGGTGGGCTCGACCACAATTGGCGGCATGAAGACAAAGATTGAAGCTGCAAAAAAAGCTGCGGCATATGGGGTTCCAACAATTATTGCAAACGGAAACAACGGTGAGACGCTTGAGCAGATATTTTCCGGCGAAGAAGTAGGAACACTTTTTCTTCCTTCTGAGCAGAGTTTAAGCGGAAGGAAACACTGGATTGCTTTTACTCTTAAATCTAGCGGAGAAATAGTGATTGACAGCGGCGCTGCAAAAGCGCTGACCGCCTCAGGCAAAAGCCTTTTGCCCTCAGGGATTAAAGAAGTTAAGGGCAGCTTCGGAGTAGGAGAATCTGTTGCCTGTATAGATGAGAGCGGAACTCTTATAGCAAGGGGACTTACTTCGTATAGCTCTGCAGAAATAGTCAAGATTATGGGCTCTAAAACCACAGATATTGAAAACATATTGGGCTATAAATATAGCGATGAAGTAATACATAGAGACGATCTAGTAGTTATTGTTGATTAA